aaaaaaaaaaaaaaaaaagaagcAAATTTATCATCaaatgttaataatatatatgatgatgattattattatgaacataaaagaaattattttaatgaATGTATTAATAAAGAGAAGGATGATAgatataatgataatgcaatgaaaaatatacatgtaaataaaaaaatacacataaataaaaaaatacacataaataaaaaaacacaTATAAGTAACAAAatacacataaataaaaaaacacaTATAAGTAACAAAATActtgtaaatatattaataaaacGTATACATATTGAACTTAAGAAGTATCATATAACTTCTTTACACATCATTTttgatgatatatatttttcttaccaaaattttgataatcataataatagagataataataagttaatacatattaaaaataattataatatatataattgtcTTACATCttataagaaatatataaaagataaaaattataaaagaaagaatattaatatctttttcaatgcgacaaatatatatatgttattaaaacataataGAAGTGTATATCTTGTTATATGTccattttcttttttcttttctgtttataaaataaaaaaagagtatgaaataaaattaaatgttatatctttaatattagaaataaatatgtatatattaaatattttaaaatatttatttaaaaatgaaatagaaaaaaaagaactTTGTAATAGTCATCATATGTTATTTCAATATGatcatattatatcatCTGATTATTCTGGAgaagataaaaaaagtgaaagaaacaaattaaaagacaaagaatatcaaaaaaatattcaaaattataatatttattatcataatcctaatttgaaaaaacaagaaaaaata
This genomic window from Plasmodium gaboni strain SY75 chromosome Unknown, whole genome shotgun sequence contains:
- a CDS encoding hypothetical protein (conserved Plasmodium protein, unknown function), producing KKKKKKEANLSSNVNNIYDDDYYYEHKRNYFNECINKEKDDRYNDNAMKNIHVNKKIHINKKIHINKKTHISNKIHINKKTHISNKILVNILIKRIHIELKKYHITSLHIIFDDIYFSYQNFDNHNNRDNNKLIHIKNNYNIYNCLTSYKKYIKDKNYKRKNINIFFNATNIYMLLKHNRSVYLVICPFSFFFSVYKIKKEYEIKLNVISLILEINMYILNILKYLFKNEIEKKELCNSHHMLFQYDHIISSDYSGEDKKSERNKLKDKEYQKNIQNYNIYYHNPNLKKQEKIKYFFRDENFIQQEINYLYGSLNIFYQSNDFMRYDRSKEKETSTFTFSIIDIFNFFNKTNIKCSFSYIYIYFFFINKNKLKRTRNEQINKIKINGHKMNNNNNNYYHMDSMLTFIKKDIKQKNL